The following proteins are co-located in the Oncorhynchus gorbuscha isolate QuinsamMale2020 ecotype Even-year linkage group LG22, OgorEven_v1.0, whole genome shotgun sequence genome:
- the LOC124009472 gene encoding DET1- and DDB1-associated protein 1-like isoform X2 has product MDKAEFLKGLPVYNKSNFSRFHADSVCKASNRRPSVYLPTREYPSEQIIVTEKTNILLRYLHQQWDKKNAAKKREQEQAEGENTAPPRKIARTDSRELNEDS; this is encoded by the exons ATGGATAAG GCAGAGTTTTTAAAAGGACTACCTGTCTACAACAAAAGCAATTTCAGCAGATTTCATGCAGACTCTGTCTGCAAAGCGTCA aaCCGGAGGCCTTCTGTGTATCTCCCAACTCGGGAGTATCCATCAGAACAGA TCATTGTCACAGAGAAGACAAATATCCTATTGAGATATCTTCACCAACAGTGGGACAAAAAG AATGCGGCCAAAAAGCGGGAGCAGGAGCAAGCGGAGGGGGAGAACACAGCACCCCCGCGGAAAATTGCCAGAACCGACAGTCGGGAATTAAATGAGGACTCATAG
- the LOC124009472 gene encoding DET1- and DDB1-associated protein 1-like isoform X1: MLTCVLYSHQSVVFLWYKATMDKAEFLKGLPVYNKSNFSRFHADSVCKASNRRPSVYLPTREYPSEQIIVTEKTNILLRYLHQQWDKKNAAKKREQEQAEGENTAPPRKIARTDSRELNEDS; encoded by the exons ATGCTAACTTGCGTGCTCTATAGCCATCAA TCTGTTGTCTTTCTGTGGTATAAAGCCACCATGGATAAG GCAGAGTTTTTAAAAGGACTACCTGTCTACAACAAAAGCAATTTCAGCAGATTTCATGCAGACTCTGTCTGCAAAGCGTCA aaCCGGAGGCCTTCTGTGTATCTCCCAACTCGGGAGTATCCATCAGAACAGA TCATTGTCACAGAGAAGACAAATATCCTATTGAGATATCTTCACCAACAGTGGGACAAAAAG AATGCGGCCAAAAAGCGGGAGCAGGAGCAAGCGGAGGGGGAGAACACAGCACCCCCGCGGAAAATTGCCAGAACCGACAGTCGGGAATTAAATGAGGACTCATAG